Proteins from a single region of Mytilus trossulus isolate FHL-02 chromosome 2, PNRI_Mtr1.1.1.hap1, whole genome shotgun sequence:
- the LOC134706730 gene encoding integrin beta-1-A-like isoform X2 — MFLHIFFCFSVIICFAGIHVNGQCSGKRCGECIVSGPDCLWCKQKNYNETRCAVLATLTSNGCSSGDIVRHPVPSITKIKDKPLQDGGVGVEPIQLQPQEVKIRLVPNKLFRWTFKYRVAQNFPVDIYFLVDPSYTMRNLRTQLADLADDIGTSIRNLTTDFRFGYGTSMDKVTLPYTHTTPEYLQNPCPGDPNLICAPPHSFLHRLNLTNDVQAFRAVVRNTQTTANRDKTEGLLDGVMQVAVCGDKIGWRNKARRMLIYASDVDYHFAGDGKLAGIVRPHDLQCHLAPEGPNMKYTHDTILDYPSIGQIRKAITDNNINVIFVIDNREGYKNYYVKLNPDIPGSFTEELSQDATNILSIIRTTYEKLRGTVNFVNDAFQNIDTQYWSACGGRISQTDQRSTCSNITVGLPIDFEFRMTLNINKCPDNINERTVRSSIHPEGLEDRLDVNVEYICDCDCQAPGQAVENSTDCNRQGRLECGVCHCNDGWSGDKCDCDISKTQEETCGQTTDGVNYIICSNVGECQCGKCVCPDDYTGEYCECYNKGCGGYIGTGELCNGNGMCQCSSCVCNEGYNGTTCDCPTATDSCTNNNGTTCSDRGQCVCGKCVCDDNNYRGDQCQECPTCPGQCKANQDCAECVGFKQGKLSESDCAAQCIHVSTDAVLPVENITKCQFFDEEGCQIEFTYEYDEQFELKVVVKDTKTCPPGPPDATTLALGVSGAIFLVGLLLLLIWKLLTSCLDGMEYKKFATEINDPKWGFEKNPIYKDCITEVQNPMCDIPKGPDGPGAEGMDSVVFRKK; from the exons GTATACATGTGAATGGTCAGTGTTCAGGGAAAAGATGTGGTGAATGTATTGTAAGTGGTCCAGACTGCCTATGGTGTAAACAAAAG aaTTACAATGAGACAAGGTGTGCTGTGTTAGCAACTCTGACATCAAATGGTTGCTCCTCTGGTGATATTGTTCGCCATCCTGTACcaagtataacaaaaataaag gataaACCTTTACAAGATGGTGGGGTGGGGGTGGAACCTATACAGCTACAACCACAGGAGGTTAAAATTAGATTAGTTCCAA ataaattgTTTAGGTGGACTTTCAAGTACAGAGTAGCACAAAACTTTCCTGTAGATATATACTTTCTAGTAGATCCATCATATACAATGAGAAATCTTAGAACACAGTTAGCAGATCTAGCTGATGACATAG gtACTTCTATTCGAAATTTGACAACTGATTTTAGATTCGGATATGGAACATCAATGGACAAAGTAACTTTACCTTACACTCATACAACACCAGAATA tttacaaAATCCTTGTCCTGGTGATCCTAACCTTATCTGTGCTCCACCACATTCCTTTCTACACAGGCTGAATCTTACCAATGATGTACAAGCATTTAGA gCTGTTGTAAGAAATACCCAAACAACTGCAAACAGAGATAAAACGGAAGGGTTGTTAGATGGCGTGATGCAGGTTGCAGTTTGTGGG gaTAAAATAGGATGGAGAAATAAAGCAAGAAGAATGTTGATATATGCCTCTGATGTTGATTATCATTTTGCAGGGGATGGAAAG TTGGCTGGTATTGTAAGACCTCATGATCTACAGTGTCATCTGGCTCCGGAAGGACCCAACATGAAATATACACATGATACCATATTG GATTACCCATCAATTGGACAGATAAGAAAAGCTATAACAgataacaatataaatgttatatttgtaatcgATAATCGTGAAGGCTACAAGAATTATTATGTCAAGCTAAACCCAGATATCCCAGGATCCTTTACAGAAGAATTATCTCAAGATGCTACCAACATCTTATCAATTATAAGAACTACATATGAG AAACTGAGAGGTACAGTTAATTTTGTTAATGACGCTTTCCAAAATATTGACACCCAGTACTGGTCAGCTTGCGGAGG gagAATATCACAAACTGATCAGAGATCAACATGTTCCAATATAACAGTAGGCCTTCCT ATAGATTTTGAGTTTCGTATGACCCTTAATATCAACAAATGTCCTGATAATATTAATGAAAGGACTGTGAGATCCTCAATCCATCCTGAGGGTCTAGAAGATAGACTAGATGTTAATGTGGAGTATATATGTGATTGTGATTGTCAGGCTCCAGGCCAAGCT GTAGAGAACTCGACGGATTGTAACAGACAGGGACGATTGGAGTGTGGTGTATGTCACTGTAATGACGGTTGGTCAGGTGATAAGTGTGATTGTGACATTAGTAAGACACAAGAAGAAACATGTGGTCAGAC GACTGATGGTGTGAATTATATCATATGCAGTAATGTAGGGGAGTGTCAATGTGGTAAATGTGTATGTCCTGATGACTACACAGGAGAATACTGTGAATGCTACAACAAGGGGTGTGGTGGATATATTGGAACAGGAGAACTTTGTAATG gaAATGGTATGTGTCAGTGCTCTAGCTGTGTTTGTAATGAAGGTTACAATGGCACAACCTGTGACTGCCCTACAGCAACAGATTCTTGTACTAATAATAATGGG acaaCATGTTCTGATCGTGGTCAGTGTGTCTGTGGAAAATGTGTGTGTGATGATAACAACTATCGAGGAGACCAATGTCAGGAATGTCCA ACTTGTCCTGGTCAGTGTAAAGCAAACCAAGACTGTGCAGAATGTGTTGGCTTCAAACAGGGTAAACTCAGTGAATCAGATTGTGCAGCACAATGTATCCATGTTTCTACTGATGCTGTTTTACCAG TTGAGAATATAACCAAGTGTCAGTTCTTTGATGAGGAAGGATGCCAGATTGAGTTTACTTATGAATATGATGAACAGTTTGAACTTAAAGTTGTAGTAAAAGATACAAAAA CTTGTCCACCAGGGCCACCTGATGCCACTACTTTAGCTCTAGGTGTAAGTGGTGCCATCTTTTTGGTTGGATTACTGCTGCTATTGATATGGAAACTGTTGACCTCATGTTTAGATGGCATGGAGTATAAGAAATTTGCAACAGAAATAAATGATCCTAAATGGggtttt GAGAAGAACCCAATCTATAAGGACTGTATAACAGAAGTCCAGAATCCAATGTGTGATATACCTAAAGGACCGGATGGACCAGGTGCAGAAGGAATGGACAGTGTAGTTTTTAGGAAGAAATAA
- the LOC134706730 gene encoding integrin beta-1-A-like isoform X1, whose protein sequence is MELTRTVYKIEWILLLFFVLNCIHVNGQCSGKRCGECIVSGPDCLWCKQKNYNETRCAVLATLTSNGCSSGDIVRHPVPSITKIKDKPLQDGGVGVEPIQLQPQEVKIRLVPNKLFRWTFKYRVAQNFPVDIYFLVDPSYTMRNLRTQLADLADDIGTSIRNLTTDFRFGYGTSMDKVTLPYTHTTPEYLQNPCPGDPNLICAPPHSFLHRLNLTNDVQAFRAVVRNTQTTANRDKTEGLLDGVMQVAVCGDKIGWRNKARRMLIYASDVDYHFAGDGKLAGIVRPHDLQCHLAPEGPNMKYTHDTILDYPSIGQIRKAITDNNINVIFVIDNREGYKNYYVKLNPDIPGSFTEELSQDATNILSIIRTTYEKLRGTVNFVNDAFQNIDTQYWSACGGRISQTDQRSTCSNITVGLPIDFEFRMTLNINKCPDNINERTVRSSIHPEGLEDRLDVNVEYICDCDCQAPGQAVENSTDCNRQGRLECGVCHCNDGWSGDKCDCDISKTQEETCGQTTDGVNYIICSNVGECQCGKCVCPDDYTGEYCECYNKGCGGYIGTGELCNGNGMCQCSSCVCNEGYNGTTCDCPTATDSCTNNNGTTCSDRGQCVCGKCVCDDNNYRGDQCQECPTCPGQCKANQDCAECVGFKQGKLSESDCAAQCIHVSTDAVLPVENITKCQFFDEEGCQIEFTYEYDEQFELKVVVKDTKTCPPGPPDATTLALGVSGAIFLVGLLLLLIWKLLTSCLDGMEYKKFATEINDPKWGFEKNPIYKDCITEVQNPMCDIPKGPDGPGAEGMDSVVFRKK, encoded by the exons GTATACATGTGAATGGTCAGTGTTCAGGGAAAAGATGTGGTGAATGTATTGTAAGTGGTCCAGACTGCCTATGGTGTAAACAAAAG aaTTACAATGAGACAAGGTGTGCTGTGTTAGCAACTCTGACATCAAATGGTTGCTCCTCTGGTGATATTGTTCGCCATCCTGTACcaagtataacaaaaataaag gataaACCTTTACAAGATGGTGGGGTGGGGGTGGAACCTATACAGCTACAACCACAGGAGGTTAAAATTAGATTAGTTCCAA ataaattgTTTAGGTGGACTTTCAAGTACAGAGTAGCACAAAACTTTCCTGTAGATATATACTTTCTAGTAGATCCATCATATACAATGAGAAATCTTAGAACACAGTTAGCAGATCTAGCTGATGACATAG gtACTTCTATTCGAAATTTGACAACTGATTTTAGATTCGGATATGGAACATCAATGGACAAAGTAACTTTACCTTACACTCATACAACACCAGAATA tttacaaAATCCTTGTCCTGGTGATCCTAACCTTATCTGTGCTCCACCACATTCCTTTCTACACAGGCTGAATCTTACCAATGATGTACAAGCATTTAGA gCTGTTGTAAGAAATACCCAAACAACTGCAAACAGAGATAAAACGGAAGGGTTGTTAGATGGCGTGATGCAGGTTGCAGTTTGTGGG gaTAAAATAGGATGGAGAAATAAAGCAAGAAGAATGTTGATATATGCCTCTGATGTTGATTATCATTTTGCAGGGGATGGAAAG TTGGCTGGTATTGTAAGACCTCATGATCTACAGTGTCATCTGGCTCCGGAAGGACCCAACATGAAATATACACATGATACCATATTG GATTACCCATCAATTGGACAGATAAGAAAAGCTATAACAgataacaatataaatgttatatttgtaatcgATAATCGTGAAGGCTACAAGAATTATTATGTCAAGCTAAACCCAGATATCCCAGGATCCTTTACAGAAGAATTATCTCAAGATGCTACCAACATCTTATCAATTATAAGAACTACATATGAG AAACTGAGAGGTACAGTTAATTTTGTTAATGACGCTTTCCAAAATATTGACACCCAGTACTGGTCAGCTTGCGGAGG gagAATATCACAAACTGATCAGAGATCAACATGTTCCAATATAACAGTAGGCCTTCCT ATAGATTTTGAGTTTCGTATGACCCTTAATATCAACAAATGTCCTGATAATATTAATGAAAGGACTGTGAGATCCTCAATCCATCCTGAGGGTCTAGAAGATAGACTAGATGTTAATGTGGAGTATATATGTGATTGTGATTGTCAGGCTCCAGGCCAAGCT GTAGAGAACTCGACGGATTGTAACAGACAGGGACGATTGGAGTGTGGTGTATGTCACTGTAATGACGGTTGGTCAGGTGATAAGTGTGATTGTGACATTAGTAAGACACAAGAAGAAACATGTGGTCAGAC GACTGATGGTGTGAATTATATCATATGCAGTAATGTAGGGGAGTGTCAATGTGGTAAATGTGTATGTCCTGATGACTACACAGGAGAATACTGTGAATGCTACAACAAGGGGTGTGGTGGATATATTGGAACAGGAGAACTTTGTAATG gaAATGGTATGTGTCAGTGCTCTAGCTGTGTTTGTAATGAAGGTTACAATGGCACAACCTGTGACTGCCCTACAGCAACAGATTCTTGTACTAATAATAATGGG acaaCATGTTCTGATCGTGGTCAGTGTGTCTGTGGAAAATGTGTGTGTGATGATAACAACTATCGAGGAGACCAATGTCAGGAATGTCCA ACTTGTCCTGGTCAGTGTAAAGCAAACCAAGACTGTGCAGAATGTGTTGGCTTCAAACAGGGTAAACTCAGTGAATCAGATTGTGCAGCACAATGTATCCATGTTTCTACTGATGCTGTTTTACCAG TTGAGAATATAACCAAGTGTCAGTTCTTTGATGAGGAAGGATGCCAGATTGAGTTTACTTATGAATATGATGAACAGTTTGAACTTAAAGTTGTAGTAAAAGATACAAAAA CTTGTCCACCAGGGCCACCTGATGCCACTACTTTAGCTCTAGGTGTAAGTGGTGCCATCTTTTTGGTTGGATTACTGCTGCTATTGATATGGAAACTGTTGACCTCATGTTTAGATGGCATGGAGTATAAGAAATTTGCAACAGAAATAAATGATCCTAAATGGggtttt GAGAAGAACCCAATCTATAAGGACTGTATAACAGAAGTCCAGAATCCAATGTGTGATATACCTAAAGGACCGGATGGACCAGGTGCAGAAGGAATGGACAGTGTAGTTTTTAGGAAGAAATAA